The uncultured Eubacteriales bacterium region GCCTTCTCCACCGGCGTGGGCTCAACCGATATGGCCGCGGGCATGGCCACTGGCCTTGCCTGGTTTAAGGTGCCCTCCGCCATCAGGGTCACCCTGAAGGGCAGGCTGCGCCCCTATGTCTCAGGCAAGGATATCGTCCTCCACCTCATCGGCGAGATCGGCGTGGATGGCGCTCTATACAAGTCCCTGGAGTTTGCCGGTGAGGGTATCGGCCAGCTCACCATGGACGACCGCTTTACCATCGCCAATATGGCCATTGAGGCGGGCGCCAAGAACGGCATCTTCCCCGTGGATGCCGCCACCCGCGCCTATCTGGACGGCAGGGTGAGCCGGGCGTGGGAGGCCGTGGAGCCCGATGCCGACGCGGTATACGAGAGGGAAGTGGTTATCGACCTGGACACTCTCCGTCCCACTGTGGCCCTGCCCCATCTGCCCTCGAACACACGCACTGTGGATCAGGTGGCGGGCACCCCCATCCAGCAGGTGGTCATCGGCTCCTGCACCAATGGGCGGCTGGAGGACCTGCGCCAGGCCGCCGAGGTGCTGAAGGGCCGCAAGGTGGCCAAGGGCGTGCGCTGCATCGTGTTCCCCGCCACCCAGCAGATCTATCTGGATGCCATGAAGGCGGGCTATGTGGAGACCTTTATTGAGGCAGGCTGCGCCGTCTCCACTCCTACTTGCGGACCATGTCTCGGCGGGCACATGGGCGTCCTCTCAGACGGGGAGCGGGCCATCTCCACCACTAACCGCAACTTCGTGGGCCGCATGGGCCCCGTCAGCTCTGAGATTATCCTCGCAAACCCCGCCGTTGCGGCGGCTTCAGCCGTCACCGGTGTTGTAACCGACCCGGCGACTCTATAAGGAGGCGACCTAACATGTCTAAAGTTTATAAATATGGCGACAACGTGGATACTGACGTCATCATCCCCGCCCGCCACCTTAATAACCCGGACCCCAAGTCCTTGGCCTCCCACTGTATGGAGGACATCGACGCTGACTTCGCCGGTACGGTCCGGCCCGGCGACATCGTGGTGGGGGGTGCCAACTTCGGCTGCGGGTCCTCCCGTGAACACGCGCCTCTGGCCCTCAAGTCCTGCGGCGTGAAGTGCGTCATTGCGGCCTCCTTCGCCCGTATCTTCTACCGCAACTCCATTAACA contains the following coding sequences:
- the DmdB gene encoding 2,3-dimethylmalate dehydratase small subunit — encoded protein: MSKVYKYGDNVDTDVIIPARHLNNPDPKSLASHCMEDIDADFAGTVRPGDIVVGGANFGCGSSREHAPLALKSCGVKCVIAASFARIFYRNSINIGFPILECPEASSEIQAGDAVSVDFASGTITDETTGKTYQAAPFPAFINGIIESGGLLSSLKARGVAK
- the leuC gene encoding 3-isopropylmalate dehydratase large subunit; translation: MGMTMTQKILAKHAGLASVESGQLIEARLDLVLGNDITAPVAITEFDKAGLTAVFDRNKIALVLDHSTPCKDIKSAQLCAQVREFAGRFSITNFFDVGEMGVEHALLPEKGLTAPGEAIIGADSHTCTYGALNAFSTGVGSTDMAAGMATGLAWFKVPSAIRVTLKGRLRPYVSGKDIVLHLIGEIGVDGALYKSLEFAGEGIGQLTMDDRFTIANMAIEAGAKNGIFPVDAATRAYLDGRVSRAWEAVEPDADAVYEREVVIDLDTLRPTVALPHLPSNTRTVDQVAGTPIQQVVIGSCTNGRLEDLRQAAEVLKGRKVAKGVRCIVFPATQQIYLDAMKAGYVETFIEAGCAVSTPTCGPCLGGHMGVLSDGERAISTTNRNFVGRMGPVSSEIILANPAVAAASAVTGVVTDPATL